A region of Culicoides brevitarsis isolate CSIRO-B50_1 chromosome 1, AGI_CSIRO_Cbre_v1, whole genome shotgun sequence DNA encodes the following proteins:
- the LOC134837784 gene encoding uncharacterized protein LOC134837784: MKQFLVLAIAIAFVAAEKDEGHLKDKRAISTVHISSPYSQVRYAPGYPNYGGEQSQYHGVYVPSARHSYPSGYPPIFGQEFPTYSPPVFIPQHPGFHYPQPQPPFLIPGQPCEGESPQYPSYPSPGVPSRPPVFIPPHEDDAERIPPQPPMRPPSKIPPSFPPSSPMKPMPSPQPPNYPQPPPVEEDSDEHEPPLPPKPPVKRPPPPKKPPVNYPPVIPPQHPPPIEEDSDEHEFPSPRPPIVPPVKPPTKTPPQKPPTYYPPPTQPPMKPEMPPVHYPPAYPWPSVPPQNIPPPQEPPVEETPDCEGDVSYEDEEEEHPVIPPTPPVKPNPPSPPTYLPPQLPPSRPMKPVLPPPQLPPSRPMKPVLPPPQLPPIHPPTVPSYPPKKPNCDEEEEEDIPQIPHYTGPYYPQSNLGQSTVPSYQPGNVQTIPQQYPQNIPRVTTNRTPTEIHVTVQNMPGHIPRQDVPIPSPPPSQGPPTHLPEVPAGNRPRTNPSTPRIPYQPTNGYNPQYDTRPQYFPPQDYYPEQPQRPSIPRPQYFPPQDAYDTRQTPSYTPQYYPSYYPAQQYPNAQYPYYSRNTQKTSTPADAGKQGGIPAHNNGQFLVETTTRSYPRNDNNNYASTTQTPYTYNPYNNRQQQNNFASESSSTTRPIYSNDGHYITMRPNNRQQPTTHTTSTPRMNRFEVRRPAIHKQFYDVEEKIIMRPVGSVVLELTDDDGSASNAIMKIKHYHPKNYSQHDTNHSYSGDRYHHSSLHGRNYNNSRNNGSMKPGITYADQDMPIHFRDSSELKTPMHILSPFAAQNNTFDDDSEEDEPSAAYLYGKNMIKVNHPSEKTVTPCPPPSTYARYNQENSTTIPE; the protein is encoded by the exons atgaaacaatttttagtgTTAGCGATCGCAATTGCCTTCGTTGCTGCAGAAAAGGATGAAGGTCATTTGAAGGACAAACGAGCGATCTCAACAGTTCATATAAGTTCGCCTTATTCACAAGTTAGATACGCTCCTGGATATCCCAATTATGGAGGA gaacaaTCACAATACCATGGCGTTTATGTGCCATCTGCTCGACACAGTTACCCGAGTGGATATCCTCCGATTTTTGGTCAAGAATTTCCTACGTATAGCCCTCCGGTTTTTATTCCGCAGCATCCAGGTTTTCATTATCCACAGCCTCAGCCTCCATTTTTGATTCCGGGACAACCATGCGAAGGCGAATCTCCTCAATATCCAAGTTATCCATCGCCGGGAGTTCCATCTCGTCCTCCCGTGTTCATTCCTCCGCACGAAGATGACGCTGAGCGTATTCCTCCGCAACCGCCAATGAGACCTCCAAGTAAAATACCTCCAAGTTTTCCGCCATCTAGTCCAATGAAACCAATGCCTTCTCCTCAACCACCGAATTATCCTCAACCGCCTCCAGTCGAAGAAGACTCGGATGAGCATGAACCTCCATTACCGCCAAAGCCTCCTGTGAAAAGGCCTCCTCCTCCAAAAAAACCTCCCGTGAATTATCCTCCTGTGATTCCTCCTCAACATCCTCCCCCAATAGAAGAGGATTCAGATGAACATGAATTCCCGTCGCCAAGACCTCCAATAGTACCTCCTGTTAAGCCTCCAACAAAAACTCCTCCGCAAAAACCTCCTACTTATTATCCTCCGCCTACACAACCTCCAATGAAACCTGAAATGCCTCCCGTGCACTATCCTCCAGCTTATCCATGGCCTTCAGTTCCTCCGCAAAACATTCCTCCTCCGCAAGAACCTCCAGTTGAAGAAACGCCTGACTGTGAAGGCGATGTTTCTTacgaagatgaagaagaagaacatcCTGTAATTCCTCCAACTCCTCCCGTCAAGCCAAATCCTCCATCTCCTCCAACATATCTTCCTCCGCAATTGCCGCCTTCGAGACCCATGAAACCTGTTTTACCTCCGCCGCAATTGCCGCCTTCAAGACCTATGAAGCCTGTATTACCTCCTCCGCAATTGCCGCCCATTCATCCTCCTACAGTTCCTTCATATCCCCCTAAAAAGCCTAATTGTgacgaggaagaagaagaagacattCCACAAATCCCGCATTACACGGGCCCATATTATCCACAATCCAATTTGGGACAATCTACTGTACCGTCATATCAGCCAGGTAATGTCCAAACGATTCCTCAACAGTATCCTCAAAATATACCAAGAGTGACGACGAATCGAACTCCAACGGAAATTCATGTTACAGTTCAAAACATGCCGGGTCATATTCCGAGACAAGATGTTCCAATCCCGAGTCCTCCTCCATCGCAAGGTCCTCCAACGCATTTGCCAGAAGTTCCTGCAGGAAATAGACCTCGAACTAATCCTTCAACTCCGAGAATTCCTTATCAACCGACGAATGGATATAATCCTCAATACGATACACGCCCTCAATATTTCCCGCCACAAGATTATTATCCAGAACAACCTCAAAGACCTTCAATTCCTC GACCGCAATATTTCCCGCCACAAGATGCTTATGACACACGTCAAACACCTTCCTATACTCCTCAATACTATCCCAGTTATTACCCTGCACAACAataccccaatgcacaatatCCCTACTACTCTCGTAACACTCAAAAAACTTCTACTCCCGCAGATGCAGGTAAACAAGGAGGCATTCCCGCCCACAATAATGGacaatttttggttgaaacaACAACGAGATCGTATCCGCGAAATGATAACAACAATTACGCGTCAACTACTCAAACGCCTTACACTTACAATCCATACAACAATCGTCAACAGCAAAACAATTTTGCAAGTGAAAGCTCGTCAACAACTCGTCCCATTTATAGTAACGATGGGCATTACATCACTATGCGACCGAATAATCGACAACAACCTACAACGCATACGACATCTACTCCCAGAATGAATCGCTTCGAAGTACGAAGACCTGCAATTCACAAACAATTCTACgatgtagaagaaaaaattatcatgagACCTGTTGGATCAGTAGTTCTTGAATTAACAGATGACGATGGATCTGCTTCAAATGctatcatgaaaattaaacattacCATCCCAAGAATTATTCGCAACACGATACAAATCACAGTTACAGCGGCGATAGATACCATCATTCGTCGCTTCATGGTCGTAATTACAATAACTCCCGAAATAATGGAAGTATGAAGCCCGGCATAACCTACGCTGATCAAGACATGCCAATACATTTCAGAGATTCATCAGAATTGaaaaccccaatgcacattttgtctCCGTTCGCAGCTCAA AATAATACCTTCGATGACGATTCGGAAGAAGATGAACCAAGCGCTGCTTATCTCTATGGCAAAAATATGATCAAAGTAAATCATCCCAGTGAGAAAACTGTAACTCCTTGTCCTCCGCCATCAACTTATGCGAGATATAATCAAGAAAATTCAACAACAATTCCGGAGTGA